A segment of the Gossypium hirsutum isolate 1008001.06 chromosome D10, Gossypium_hirsutum_v2.1, whole genome shotgun sequence genome:
tttctgGCCTTTCTCAACACCATTGACCTAAGCCCCAATACAACCTCTTAAATACCTTTTGATTAGTgtgtcatatcattttatagtggtgaagatttgattttcaagaaaGCTTATGGTAATGACACTTCTTGTTCGACTATTGAGTGCATTTTTATTAaaccttaaacaccttgagtgctttaagtgaatctttagtgaggatgccaattcttgttgattttgaattaaagataactacttaaataaggggagatacctatgttttgtgctttaaaattttcgacTTGGATTGTTTAAATCTTTAGTGCCCTTTTAGTTGAATTgtcaatgcatgattatttgtgaattattttgagacattattgataagaattataagtcGGGAAATGTTAACTTTAATGTAAGTTTagggttttgcttgaggacaagtaaatgtttaagtgtggggatatttgataagtgataaaactaaaatattttaatatcgttcttaatgcgtttttgagTGATTATatatgcaaattggtgaatttgatgctcctaatcctttgaattcatgttcctatacttaggtgagcatttgggagcaaaaggagcaagaaacgagagaaaatcgGTCAAAAAGAGCATATTTCAAGAGCCACATAGAgggtgtgagccacacgggctagacacacgaccatgtgccaggTTGTGTAGATTTCGCAACCTGCTTCCCAAACACactaaaaaaattgtaatttttaggctttctgagcattctgaagtctataaataccaaatagaagaagagtTATGGAAGCCATCAAAGAAGATCCAAGAAAACAACTTGAATAACACCATTGGAGCCAACTCTGAAGTAAATTCCCATCAAGATCGAAGaccttcttttattttcttttgaattttttatgagtttctttgtttcttgtggttttctgactttgagatgttttcatacaaaattatgaactaattccttagatacctagggaagatgaaatcTATGATGAATTCtactatttaattattgttttatgcgataaatatttgattcttgttctcaattatgtgtgcttatttcttgttttaatatttatgagatattaattcatgtttaatgtgcttaattcagtggaggaaagttcctatttaagagtagatctagcataattgagtggagttgcatgcaatcctagaaataggacaacataaacctatcggattagagtcaaatctaataaaggaatccatagattgagttaatgcgataatagaagttttaattagaaagaaatttcaattaatcaacctagagttagttgctcttattcttaaaagagatattagcataatttagggatttctacggatcatgacaccaagtgaataaattgtttaattcagattcataataatagatgaagtctgggtggattctttcctgggtattgtctctctcattggttatctttcaATTATTTTCCTGATTCATTCTCTATtgagttcttagttaaattaatttagtaattttagttAAAACTCATCACTCAAaattgtcggctaaataatataatagaaaaacgataattactaatacttttagtcctcgtggatacgatatctctactcaccatagctatactatttattGATAGGTGCACTCACCTTAGTTGTATTTTTAGTTAGTCACGTGAGACACATAAACACTTCATTTTGGTGCACAGCAGAAAACACGTTTGTTGGCTGATCAAGAACCTCAATGGATAGACATTGCTCCCAAGTTAGTTGTTGAAATTCAGTGCTTTCAAGAGCAATATTTGCTTCTGTTTCTTGCATTTTGACTCAACAATTTTCCTTAATATGGCCTGACTTCCCGCATCGATCACACACCACTTTCACCCGACAATCTCATTTGATGTGTCCAAGTTTTTCGCACTTGAATTAAGCTTTGAAAGATCTCTTTCACTACTCTACAGTTCCAAATTTTTTCTATCACCTGTTGAAGGCTTCAAGTAGGAATTCTTTCTCTTTTGATCTTTGACATAAAGCACATCCTCTGATTTGGGAGAAAGCATATGGTTCCTGGTCATTTTCTTTAGTAGAGCTTCCTAAttggaaagaaaattttctaattcaatACTAGAAGTTTGATTCTCCCATCATtgtatgaaagaaacaaaaggcATAGACCGTTTCGCAGTCTACGAATAAGATAACGATGCAAGCATGCATCACTTACTAGCTCCTCTGTATCCAATTCTAAAATTTCAGAacacaaaatttttagtttcaagAAATATTCTTCAACAGAAAAATTACCTTGAGTTACCACTATTAGTTCACTCTCAAGATATTGTAATTAAGCTATATTGTTTTTAGTAAACTTTTGAAGAGTCTCCTACACTTGCTTTGGTGACTTTAGATCACAAACACGTTCAATATATTCTCTACTAATCAATGTCCACAAAGCAAATAGAGCTTTGCCACACTTGACCTTCCAAGTTTGTTGTAACTCTAAATTCTGACAAGTATTATCTGGGATTGATGTTTCATAACTTCAATAAGATCCCACAAATCTCGCCCCTGCAGAAAAGCTTCCATGCATAGCTTCTAGTAATTATAATTACCAACAAGCTTGTCTACATCCAAAAGAAGCTCTTCCACTATTCATCTTGGTTGAGTAATAATATCAAAACACTAGGTGACCAGAAAGCATTGATACTAATTGACACAATTACAAAAAAAACactctaaataaaaataaagctaaaTATTATTATTGCTCAATCAAGATGATACAAAGAAATAGAAATTGAAGTGCTACACTTTTGGCTCAGTGTAAAACATCTATTTATACTAAAAAGCTTCCCAAAATAACTGAACTACTTTGACAACAAGAAGCTAACGTGCTCATATTTTATTTGCACAAATATAGGACCAAATATGCTAATCGACTCCTAATAAAAATGAATAACTTGACCAATTCATAACTAGCAGAAAGTTGCACTAAATTCTGACACATTTGAACCCTTCCGCATCAAAACGATCTGTTCTAACTCTATACCAACTTCTTTCATCATTGGTCGCTTTTTCCCACTCAAGCTCAAGCATTGGTATGCAAGTTTAGCAACCATCATTACCTCTTCATGTTTCACTTCCTTCACAATTCGACTGTCAACAACATCCATCACTTGGTTCTTTTCCATCAAATTGGTGAAATACGAGGCTAAACTCCTACTATTTTCTTCCCTTTCGAAAGAAACCGGTTTTTCCCCTGTTAGTAATTCAACCAGCACGACTCCGAAGCTATACACATCGCTTTTATCCGTGAATTGGCTCGATTGGAAATACTCAGGGTCTAAGTATCCGAATGTGCCTTGTACGTGCGTGGTCAAGTGAGTTTGATCTATAGAAACTGATCTCGATATCCCGAAATCTGAAACTTTCGCCTTGAACTTCTCGTCTAATAAGATGTTTGTGGACTTGATGTCTCGATGATAAATCGGAATTGAGGCCGAAGAGTGCAAGTACGCAAGGGCTTCGGCACTTTCTTTGGCAATTCTTAATCGTGTTTCCCATGATAATACGAATTCCTCACTTTGGTCATGCAGATATTGATAAATAGTTCCATTTGAGATGAACTCATAAACTAGTAACGGAACTTCGGTCTCTAGGCAACACCCTATAAGTTTAACCACGTTTCGATGATTAATTTGGGAAAGGATGACGACTTCATTAATGAACTCTTCAACTTTGTCTGCAACCATTCCTTTGGACTTTTTAACGGCAACAATTCTTTCATCGGCAAGCATTCCTTTGTAAATAGTTCCTTGGCCACCTTGGCCGAGCACTCGGTCCTTGTTGAAATTATCTGTCGCTTTATCCAACTCCTTGGAAGTAAATATCCTGGTGCTCTCTAAACTGCCATGCTTTGCAAACATTTGTTGTTGTAATAATAACCCACCATTgcgtttaaaattttttttcttcaacttcattttccttcttttctttaaatatttgtaTGACCACCGTCCACCCATTACTAAGCACATTACTAAGCACAATGCTGCAAAGCCAAGACCAATTCCTGAAAGAAATGCTCAATAATTCAAAAGGCTTAAAGGGTTAATTGGTATAGAGTCATCACCCAAAAGAAAAAACACTTGTATATAATGGTTTGGGGATGGTGGACTAATGCAATCAAGTAAAACAATATgttggagaagaagaaaattttgaaatgaaagaaGGCTGTAGGCAAGAGGAAGGGGAAGGTAAAAAAATTGTGAGTGAATCGATGtaactttataaaatttatattgaaGTTAAAAGTTCCATTAATATGCTACCATTGATGATTAattgttagattactatgttgtATAAGTTAATTAGTAACTTTTAATCATTCTCATGGATCacaatagtaataaaaaaatattaactatgCATTGTAGGGGTGTTCAAACGGTTAACCGAACCAAATTAGtattaatcgaattaatcaaactttttaatcatttaaccgttaaccaaattgaatttttttcaaaaaaattaactgaactgaaatttatatgttcttttttattaaaacaaatataacacatataaaaaaataaagtgataatattcatttgaccgaattaatcgaattaaccaaattaaaacaaCATATCATTTGTATTATCAATTATTAAGTTCGTTGATTCGGTTAATTATCtaatttcgaaccgaattaaccgataaTCAAACTTTCCAAAAATAATTAACTGATCTCCGACCGAATTAGATCGATTAGGCAACCGATTAATCAtcgattaatttgattttaaccaaaatttaaaccaTCACTAATGCAAAGGGAGTTAATTTACCTAAAGGAAGAATCCAAGTTTTTCTTCGTGTGCATACGTAATGCCCTGGCTTATTCACACAAGTCGCATCCCCGCACTTCAACTCGTCCAGGCATTCGTCAATATCTAAACAATTCCATTAACTTTTGAAAGAGTAAAATAAGAAGTATCAAACAAGGGATGTGAAGAGATTTTGGATTTTACCTTGGCATCCATCAGGAAGATATGCATTCCCTTGATAACCACTCTTGCAATGACATCGAATTGATTTGTCAATATGAGGGTCCGACAACTCTAAACCATACGGCGTACAATTATATTCTCTTCCTTCTTCGCTCAACTCAAAATCCTCTTTGGGTATCGCCCAATCAAGCACAGCACCCACAGCCTCCATTTTCTGCAAACCGGACCTGTTTGCTACATTCGATGCCCAGTTTTTCTCCACCACGTAGGCTAACTTGCACCCATCAGATTGGCTATCAAAGGTAGCATTAAATGTTTTGAGAGCCCATGGTAATTCCCTCTCGCAGCATGTATCGTGGCAGATGTTATAAGGATTAGAACCAAAGAGTGCGTCCCCAATACAAGCTGATCTACACGAAGTGTTGGTGTCAACTTCCGCCAGGAAAGCCGTGCTATTACAACCAGCGGCTAGGAACCTGTTCCTGTACTCTGAAAAGAAGAAAGGGCTGCCTGTTAGATCCACCCCAAGGCTGGTTTCCCTACCTGAACAGTTCATTGAAACTACTGGACTCTTCACACGATGGTACTCAAGGTCCGGATCATAATCAGCAGATCTCAAAGAAAATTCAAAACCTCCATGTTTGTTCTTTTGAGTAAAATTGTAGGAGGGGTTGAAGTTTCATTGCAAAAGACCTCAAACCATGCATTCAAGGAACAGTTGGGTCCAATTCCAAAAGGGTAGGGAACTCTAACATCTCCACAGCTGCCTTTGCAACCAGGTTTTGCTGAGGAATTAGCTGCTGATGCTAGGTCGGTAAATAGCAAAAGCAACAAACTGAAACTTAATGCAAATCTCACAatcatttttgttttcttctttttggaTCATTTAGCCGAGATATATATATAGGCAAAACTATAGATTCTTTCAAACTTTACTATTACCATTGGTTGAAGTATTATTTTCTCTCATTGGTTTGTGGTAATATTTAACATTGACATGATTTGTttacaataaaaagaaaagaaaaaaaaccttttaCTTATTTTGAGACATCTTATCTTTTACAAGAAATTTTACTATCCTTTTAATTGTAtcaattgttttttatttttgtaaaaatagaacTTCGGTAAtaacaatatatcgcaaagaaaagaaaaataaaaataaaaaacacagatttttatgtgaaaaccctttcggaaaaaactacgggcagaggagaagaaaattcactatgtcgaattcgaaaaTTGATTTCAAGAAGAGTAGACtctgtctatttataggcttataaAACTATATTCTAATAGAAGTGTAGTAAAATTGAAacatcttattctaatcaatatcaaatagatggagtttaataatgtttaaaaaactttattctaaaataaaataaaaaaagtataattctataggaattttacttttattttattttaccactgtattttatttaaataaagattgggtcacttaattctaacaattttatataaactatttttgaatatatattaaataaaaatttcctcTCGTAAAACATTGTGGTTACGTATTCGATTTTTTCTTTCCTTCGTCTCGGTGTATTTAAAGTTAAACTCTAAAATTCAACAAAAGCATCCTTTTGAATtaagatatttaattttattaaagtatTTTAGAGTTTtgatatatatagatagatatttttctattaaaattcttTAATTATTCCACTCTTATTCAACTATTCACAGTGCCTGAAAAATGGCATTCTTTCAAGCATATTGACTAAAtcaaaactcaattttttttccacAAAGTATTATCAATGTGGGGCGCCATACATTATGAACCTGCGGAGAATTTCCTCCAGACTTTACTTGAAGTCTCCCCTCTGTCTCCTTTTCtatacaaaattaatttattctcattatATATAAGAATTGCATGTAAATGTAATGCGATGGTTGCTTAAGTcatctcttaattttgatgttagGGGTTCGATCTTCATTTATAGGAGTGGAGTATATTTTATGGTTAGtggtttatttttttgaaaagcactCACAATAAGAAGATTAATCACTATTACTAGCGATACCCTAGTTTCAGCTCAAAAAAATGTCTAACGTTTCATCTTATCTATCATTTCATGTATGAATATTATTTGATACATTGACGGTAGAGGTTTTTTAACTTTAGAAACGGGCTTAAGAGATTACAAAATAtccttaattgatattttaaaaaggaaaaatatctaGTACACTACCCAGTGGAATTTTTAGACTCCACCAATAGAGTTAGAGGGTTGACAAGTGTCCTATAGAGATCTagtacaatattaaaaaattaaaattaaaaaaaaaagctacttataaaataaaaaatatattgcaATATATCATATACtcactattttaaaaaataaaaactaaataaatatgaCACATAAACCTACTTATAAAACTAGAAAACTTCAGCaccaatatatcaaataataagcCTTCATTATATCATCTGACTTAGTCATTACGCAATATGACTTTCTTTTACAACGTTTCAATTACGTTTGCAATCGTACATTTATTCATGGCATTTGGAAAATAGCAAATATGACTTAGTTA
Coding sequences within it:
- the LOC107916312 gene encoding wall-associated receptor kinase-like 22, which gives rise to MNCSGRETSLGVDLTGSPFFFSEYRNRFLAAGCNSTAFLAEVDTNTSCRSACIGDALFGSNPYNICHDTCCERELPWALKTFNATFDSQSDGCKLAYVVEKNWASNVANRSGLQKMEAVGAVLDWAIPKEDFELSEEGREYNCTPYGLELSDPHIDKSIRCHCKSGYQGNAYLPDGCQDIDECLDELKCGDATCVNKPGHYVCTRRKTWILPLGIGLGFAALCLVMCLVMGGRWSYKYLKKRRKMKLKKKNFKRNGGLLLQQQMFAKHGSLESTRIFTSKELDKATDNFNKDRVLGQGGQGTIYKGMLADERIVAVKKSKGMVADKVEEFINEVVILSQINHRNVVKLIGCCLETEVPLLVYEFISNGTIYQYLHDQSEEFVLSWETRLRIAKESAEALAYLHSSASIPIYHRDIKSTNILLDEKFKAKVSDFGISRSVSIDQTHLTTHVQGTFGYLDPEYFQSSQFTDKSDVYSFGVVLVELLTGEKPVSFEREENSRSLASYFTNLMEKNQVMDVVDSRIVKEVKHEEVMMVAKLAYQCLSLSGKKRPMMKEVGIELEQIVLMRKGSNVSEFSATFC